The following coding sequences lie in one Allochromatium vinosum DSM 180 genomic window:
- the rimO gene encoding 30S ribosomal protein S12 methylthiotransferase RimO, which produces MKTSSNSSGALHPHGLAPRIGFVSLGCPKATVDSERILTRLRAEGYQLQPTHAEADLVIVNTCGFIDSAVDESLDAIAEALDENGRVIVTGCLGARAELVRERHPEVLAVTGPHALEEVMAAVHAHLPAPHDPFTSLIPPQGVRLTPSHYAYLKISEGCNHRCRFCIIPSLRGDLVSRPIGEILDEAGRLVESGVRELLVVSQDTSAYGLDLGHRPDFWGGRPLRTHITELARTLGELPAWIRLHYVYPYPHVDELIPLMADGVILPYLDMPLQHGSESVLRAMRRPAATEKVLDRLARWRADCPDLVLRSTFIVGFPGETEDDFERLLDFLREARLDRVGCFPYSAVEGAAANELPNPVPEAVKQERLERFMDVQAGISREKLAARVGQRLTVLVDAVEEDAIIARSYGDAPEIDGEVIIEGAWEIDPGDFIEVVITEAGEHDLWAQPVEEDD; this is translated from the coding sequence TTGAAGACCTCATCCAACTCCAGTGGCGCGCTCCATCCGCACGGACTGGCTCCACGCATCGGTTTCGTCAGTCTCGGCTGCCCCAAGGCCACGGTCGACTCCGAACGCATCCTCACCCGGCTGCGCGCTGAGGGCTATCAGCTCCAGCCGACCCACGCCGAGGCCGATCTGGTCATCGTCAACACCTGCGGCTTCATCGATTCGGCGGTCGATGAGTCGCTGGACGCCATCGCCGAGGCGCTCGACGAGAACGGGCGGGTGATCGTCACCGGCTGTCTCGGTGCGCGCGCGGAGCTGGTGCGCGAGCGGCATCCCGAGGTGCTGGCCGTCACCGGCCCGCACGCGCTGGAAGAGGTGATGGCCGCCGTGCACGCGCATCTGCCGGCCCCGCACGATCCCTTCACCAGTCTCATCCCGCCGCAGGGCGTGCGGCTGACGCCAAGCCATTACGCTTATCTGAAGATCTCGGAAGGCTGCAACCATCGCTGCCGCTTCTGCATCATCCCCAGTCTGCGCGGCGATCTGGTCAGTCGCCCGATCGGTGAGATCCTCGACGAGGCCGGCCGTCTGGTCGAATCCGGCGTGCGCGAACTGCTGGTGGTCTCGCAGGACACCAGCGCCTATGGGCTGGATCTGGGCCATCGCCCCGATTTCTGGGGCGGGCGTCCGCTGCGCACCCACATCACCGAGCTGGCGCGGACTCTGGGCGAACTGCCGGCCTGGATTCGGCTGCACTATGTCTATCCCTATCCGCACGTCGACGAACTCATCCCGCTGATGGCCGATGGGGTGATCCTGCCCTATCTGGACATGCCGCTCCAGCATGGCAGCGAGTCGGTGCTGCGTGCGATGCGCCGCCCGGCGGCAACCGAGAAGGTCTTGGACCGTCTGGCCCGCTGGCGTGCCGATTGTCCTGATCTGGTGCTGCGCAGTACCTTCATCGTCGGCTTTCCGGGCGAAACCGAAGACGATTTCGAACGACTGCTGGACTTTCTGCGCGAGGCGCGGCTCGATCGGGTCGGTTGCTTTCCGTATTCAGCCGTCGAGGGTGCAGCGGCCAATGAATTGCCGAATCCGGTGCCCGAGGCCGTCAAGCAGGAACGGCTGGAACGCTTCATGGACGTCCAGGCCGGCATCAGCCGCGAGAAACTGGCCGCGCGCGTCGGTCAGCGGCTCACGGTGCTGGTCGACGCGGTGGAAGAGGACGCCATCATCGCCCGCAGTTACGGCGACGCCCCCGAGATCGACGGCGAAGTCATCATTGAGGGCGCCTGGGAGATCGATCCGGGCGACTTCATCGAGGTCGTGATCACCGAAGCCGGAGAGCACGACCTCTGGGCGCAGCCGGTCGAAGAGGACGACTGA
- a CDS encoding YgaP family membrane protein, with protein sequence MSIERIVFAVAGGFILISLLLAHFVSPYWLWFTAFVGANLFQSAFTGFCPLAIILKKLGKQSGPAF encoded by the coding sequence ATGTCGATCGAACGCATCGTTTTCGCCGTCGCCGGCGGCTTCATCCTGATCTCACTGCTGCTGGCCCATTTCGTCAGCCCTTACTGGCTGTGGTTCACCGCCTTCGTCGGTGCCAACCTCTTCCAGTCGGCCTTCACCGGCTTCTGTCCGCTAGCGATCATCCTCAAGAAGCTCGGCAAACAGAGCGGGCCGGCGTTCTGA
- a CDS encoding bifunctional aminoglycoside phosphotransferase/ATP-binding protein yields the protein MKHDDLSLLIAGLRHPSAYPHEADSVEHIETHISHVLLAGEYAYKFKKPLDLGFLDFSTLERRRHGCEEEVRLNRRLAPDLYLGVVTVNGSLDAPRIGGPGPVLEYGVWMRRFPQSALLDRQPVTSELMTRLAEHIAEFHADIPIAGPNSGFGTPARVLEPMLENLTQIRVRLDSPEDLARLEALESWSRNRFEALTPVIEKRRAEGFVRECHGDMHRGNIALVDGRIRIFDAIEFNPNLRWIDTASEIAFLIMDLEQEGERGAAQRFLNRYLERSGDYGALAMLDFYKVYRALVRAKVLAIRWGQDDPPFAEAQALRDDFARYLELAQSYTWARRRHLLIACGLPGSGKSRLSSRLREALPMIHLRSDIERKRLFGLGELARTASSIDRGIYFPRATDWTYERLHRLADGILASGYDVLVDATFIARQRRERFAALARRHRAGFAILALEAPLEVLRERVMRRLAQGADVSEADLSVLECQHASRQPLSELEHRRALVIDTSRDNAFSEILARLRTLLDADSTPDVDALTAAPDQDRCQRSL from the coding sequence ATGAAGCACGATGATCTTTCACTGTTGATCGCGGGACTGCGGCACCCGAGCGCCTATCCGCACGAGGCCGACAGCGTCGAGCACATCGAGACCCACATCTCGCATGTGCTGCTGGCCGGTGAGTACGCCTACAAGTTCAAGAAACCGCTGGATCTCGGTTTCCTCGACTTCTCGACCCTGGAGCGCCGCCGCCACGGCTGCGAGGAGGAAGTGCGGCTCAACCGCCGTCTGGCACCGGATCTCTATCTTGGCGTCGTCACGGTCAATGGCTCGCTCGACGCACCGCGCATCGGCGGTCCGGGGCCGGTTCTGGAGTACGGCGTCTGGATGCGCCGCTTTCCGCAGTCGGCCCTGCTCGACCGACAGCCGGTAACGTCTGAGTTGATGACACGGCTGGCCGAGCATATCGCCGAATTTCATGCCGACATCCCCATCGCTGGTCCAAACAGCGGTTTCGGCACGCCCGCGCGGGTGCTCGAACCCATGCTGGAGAATCTGACCCAGATCCGCGTCCGTCTCGACAGTCCTGAGGATCTGGCGCGCCTGGAGGCGCTCGAGAGCTGGAGCCGCAACCGCTTCGAGGCACTGACTCCCGTGATCGAGAAGCGCCGCGCCGAGGGGTTCGTGCGCGAGTGTCATGGCGACATGCATCGCGGCAACATCGCGCTCGTCGACGGCCGGATCCGGATTTTCGACGCCATCGAATTCAATCCCAATCTGCGCTGGATCGACACCGCCAGCGAGATCGCCTTTCTCATCATGGACCTGGAGCAGGAGGGCGAGCGCGGCGCGGCTCAGCGTTTCCTCAACCGTTATCTGGAACGCAGCGGGGATTATGGCGCTCTGGCCATGCTCGACTTCTACAAGGTCTATCGCGCTCTGGTGCGGGCCAAGGTGCTGGCGATCCGATGGGGACAAGACGATCCGCCGTTCGCTGAAGCACAGGCCCTGCGCGACGACTTCGCACGCTATCTGGAACTGGCCCAGTCCTACACCTGGGCACGCCGCCGGCATCTGCTGATCGCCTGCGGCCTGCCGGGATCGGGCAAGAGCCGGTTGTCGAGTCGACTGCGCGAGGCGTTGCCGATGATCCATCTGCGCTCGGACATCGAGCGCAAACGGCTGTTCGGGTTGGGCGAGCTGGCGCGAACCGCCAGCAGCATCGATCGCGGTATCTATTTTCCGCGCGCGACCGACTGGACCTATGAGCGTCTGCATCGTCTGGCCGACGGTATCCTGGCCAGCGGCTACGACGTACTGGTCGACGCGACCTTCATCGCTCGCCAACGACGTGAGCGCTTCGCAGCGCTGGCGCGCCGGCATCGGGCCGGATTTGCGATCCTGGCACTGGAGGCGCCGCTGGAGGTGCTGCGCGAACGGGTGATGCGACGCCTCGCGCAGGGGGCCGATGTCTCCGAGGCCGATCTCTCGGTGCTGGAGTGCCAGCACGCGAGCCGCCAGCCATTGAGCGAGCTGGAACACAGACGCGCGCTCGTCATCGATACCAGTCGCGACAACGCCTTCTCAGAGATCCTCGCTCGTCTGCGCACCTTGCTCGATGCGGATTCGACACCCGATGTTGATGCATTGACCGCCGCTCCCGACCAGGATCGGTGCCAGCGTTCGCTGTGA
- a CDS encoding EAL and HDOD domain-containing protein — MSDTFLGIQPIFDRERRIVAYELLFRSAAAAQAFDHGSIDPDQATSQVILNAFIDIGVEHLGDDKLLFLNLTEGLLASELIQALPPERVVLEILETVRITPDLVESARRLVEQGFTLALDDFIYTPEWEPLLALAHIVKFDVLDDDHAAIAAKIASLPAGYRPRLLAEKIETQQQFQDCLGLGFDLFQGYHLARPEVLSGKRPPANCLQALRLLARLQDETISLQEVERIVSQDVTLSYRLLRFIGNAAISQGRPIQTLMQAITLVGLRTVRQWAALLALGALDLGNPYSFTRSLTYARFCQIVGERHFNAEKDALFTVGLFSNLDEILLIPLREALEHLPLDARIKQAILKHEGFLGDVLAKAQRFEDGDRTAEVSLPGLGAETLAIYFLEAFAWARDLQRQVESSDRGSRPRSHHESRNDLRSQARPRRLT, encoded by the coding sequence ATGTCAGACACCTTTCTCGGTATACAGCCGATCTTCGACCGCGAACGACGCATCGTGGCCTATGAGTTGCTGTTTCGCAGCGCGGCCGCCGCACAGGCGTTCGACCACGGTTCGATCGACCCCGATCAGGCGACCTCGCAGGTCATCCTCAATGCTTTCATCGACATCGGTGTCGAGCATCTGGGAGACGACAAGCTGCTGTTCCTGAATCTGACCGAAGGCTTGCTGGCGAGCGAACTCATCCAGGCGCTACCGCCAGAGCGTGTGGTGCTGGAGATCCTGGAGACGGTGCGGATCACGCCCGATCTGGTCGAGTCGGCCAGACGGCTGGTGGAGCAGGGCTTTACCCTGGCGCTCGATGATTTCATTTACACGCCCGAGTGGGAGCCGCTGCTCGCTCTGGCGCACATCGTCAAATTCGACGTACTCGATGACGACCATGCGGCGATCGCGGCCAAGATCGCCTCACTGCCGGCCGGGTATCGGCCGCGTCTGCTGGCCGAGAAGATCGAGACCCAGCAGCAGTTCCAGGATTGTCTCGGATTGGGCTTCGACCTCTTTCAGGGGTATCACCTCGCCCGACCCGAGGTGCTATCCGGCAAGCGGCCGCCGGCCAATTGCCTGCAAGCCTTGCGGCTGCTGGCACGTTTGCAGGACGAGACCATCAGTCTGCAAGAGGTCGAGCGCATCGTCAGTCAGGACGTCACCCTGAGCTATCGTCTGCTGCGCTTCATCGGCAATGCGGCGATCTCTCAGGGGCGGCCCATTCAGACCCTGATGCAGGCCATCACACTCGTCGGTCTGCGCACCGTGCGTCAGTGGGCGGCGCTCCTGGCCCTGGGCGCCCTGGATCTGGGCAATCCCTATAGCTTCACGCGCTCGCTGACCTATGCGCGCTTCTGTCAGATCGTCGGTGAACGTCACTTCAATGCCGAGAAAGACGCCCTCTTCACCGTGGGTCTCTTTTCCAATCTCGACGAGATTCTGTTGATTCCCTTGCGCGAAGCCCTGGAGCACCTGCCGCTCGATGCGCGTATCAAGCAAGCCATTCTCAAGCACGAGGGCTTTCTCGGCGACGTGCTGGCGAAGGCCCAGCGATTCGAGGACGGCGATCGCACGGCCGAGGTGTCACTGCCAGGCCTGGGAGCCGAAACGCTCGCCATCTATTTTCTCGAAGCCTTTGCCTGGGCGCGCGATCTTCAGCGGCAGGTCGAGTCGAGCGATCGCGGCTCGCGCCCCCGGAGTCATCACGAATCGCGCAACGACCTCAGATCACAAGCACGACCACGCCGCCTAACATGA
- a CDS encoding DMT family transporter, with protein MSWIALALICAFTLASADAAAKAWLRDFTASELLVVRFCLPGLLMTPLLIGMPPLTELPWAFWGWMAVMLPLEMAAMWLYVAAIRDHPLSLTLPYLAFTPVFVIGVAWLLLGEQVSARGVLGILLVVAGAWLLNSAHAHRRNWRGWIAPFVAILDEPGSRMMLAVAALYALTATLGKGAMRYLPPETFGAFYFALLGMAVALVIVLPRPGRLVRLARRPWAVLTVGGLLGIMVFTHFLAIQKVEVAYMIAVKRTSLLFGILYGALVFREPGIAARLPAGVLMLGGVVVLVI; from the coding sequence ATGAGCTGGATCGCGCTGGCGCTGATCTGCGCCTTCACCCTGGCCAGCGCCGACGCGGCGGCCAAGGCCTGGCTGCGCGATTTCACGGCCAGCGAACTGCTGGTGGTACGCTTCTGCCTTCCAGGACTGCTGATGACGCCTCTGCTGATCGGGATGCCGCCGCTCACCGAACTGCCCTGGGCCTTCTGGGGCTGGATGGCGGTCATGCTGCCGCTGGAGATGGCCGCCATGTGGCTCTATGTGGCGGCGATCCGCGACCATCCGCTCTCGCTCACCCTGCCCTATCTGGCCTTCACCCCGGTGTTCGTGATCGGCGTGGCCTGGCTGCTGCTCGGTGAGCAGGTCTCGGCGCGCGGCGTCCTGGGTATCCTGCTGGTCGTCGCCGGAGCCTGGCTGCTCAACAGCGCCCATGCCCATCGGCGCAACTGGCGCGGCTGGATCGCACCCTTCGTGGCCATTCTCGATGAACCCGGATCACGGATGATGCTCGCCGTGGCCGCGCTCTATGCGCTCACGGCGACCCTGGGCAAGGGCGCAATGCGCTATCTGCCGCCCGAGACCTTCGGCGCCTTCTATTTCGCGCTACTGGGGATGGCGGTCGCCCTGGTGATCGTCCTGCCGCGTCCGGGGCGATTGGTTCGACTCGCCCGCCGTCCCTGGGCGGTGCTGACGGTCGGCGGGCTGCTCGGAATCATGGTCTTCACTCACTTCCTGGCGATCCAGAAAGTCGAGGTCGCCTACATGATCGCCGTCAAGCGCACCAGCCTGCTGTTCGGCATCCTCTATGGCGCACTGGTCTTTCGCGAACCCGGAATCGCCGCACGGCTACCGGCCGGAGTGCTCATGTTAGGCGGCGTGGTCGTGCTTGTGATCTGA
- the dusA gene encoding tRNA dihydrouridine(20/20a) synthase DusA, whose translation MPPTTDSSARRLALQHNRRLSVAPMLDWTDRHCRYFLRLISRHTLLYTEMITTGALIHGDRERFLRYDPAEHPVALQLGGSDSEDLARCARMAEEWGYDEINLNVGCPSDRVQNGRFGACLMAEPVLVAECVTAMRAAVRVPVTVKHRIGIDERDSYAELVDFVGRLSEAGCDAIIVHARKAWLKGLSPKENRDIPPLRYEIVRDLKRDFPQLPIVINGGIETLDAAVDFLSDLDGVMIGRAAYHNPWILAEADRRVFGDTHPAPTRRQVLEAFIPYAERQLAAGVPLNAMSRHLLGLFQGQPGARAWRRRISEQAHRPGAGVEVLGFDNHARP comes from the coding sequence ATGCCTCCGACGACAGACAGCTCCGCACGACGGCTCGCACTGCAACACAACCGACGCCTATCCGTTGCCCCGATGTTGGACTGGACCGACAGACACTGTCGCTACTTCCTGCGTCTGATCAGCCGCCACACCCTGCTCTATACCGAGATGATCACCACGGGCGCGCTGATCCACGGCGATCGGGAGCGTTTTCTGCGCTATGACCCGGCCGAGCATCCGGTGGCGCTCCAACTCGGCGGCTCCGACTCCGAGGATCTGGCGCGCTGTGCGCGCATGGCCGAGGAGTGGGGCTATGACGAGATCAACCTGAACGTCGGCTGCCCGTCCGACCGTGTGCAGAACGGACGCTTCGGCGCCTGTCTCATGGCTGAGCCGGTGCTGGTGGCCGAATGCGTGACGGCGATGCGCGCGGCGGTGCGGGTGCCGGTGACGGTCAAGCACCGGATCGGTATCGACGAGCGCGACAGCTATGCCGAACTCGTCGATTTCGTCGGCCGGCTGAGCGAGGCCGGTTGCGATGCCATAATCGTCCACGCCCGCAAGGCCTGGCTCAAGGGCCTGAGTCCCAAGGAGAATCGCGACATCCCGCCCCTGCGCTATGAGATCGTGCGCGATCTCAAACGCGACTTCCCGCAGCTCCCGATCGTCATCAACGGCGGCATCGAGACCCTGGACGCAGCCGTCGATTTCCTGAGCGATCTCGATGGGGTCATGATCGGGCGCGCGGCCTATCACAATCCCTGGATCCTGGCCGAAGCCGACCGGCGTGTCTTCGGCGACACGCATCCGGCGCCGACACGCCGGCAGGTGCTCGAAGCCTTCATCCCTTACGCCGAGCGTCAGCTCGCCGCCGGCGTGCCGCTGAACGCCATGAGCCGCCATCTGCTCGGGCTCTTCCAGGGCCAGCCGGGCGCGCGTGCCTGGCGGCGGCGCATCAGCGAACAGGCCCACCGACCGGGCGCCGGGGTCGAGGTACTCGGGTTCGACAACCACGCGCGTCCATGA